The sequence AGACCCCCACCGAGACCGGCTCCATCCCCAGGGGCCTGAACCCTTTCGCTTCCATGAAGGATCGCTCGCCCACGATCCAGGCCACCGAGCCCCCCGACACGTGCGTTCCCCGGAGGCCGGTCAGCGGCTTGGAGACCTCGGCATCGGCCGACACGACCCGCGCTCCGTAAAATGCGCCAACCGTGAGCGGATGCGGCGGCGGATCCGTCGCGCCGACGACGACCGCACGCGCCTCGCCCCGTTGAATCGCGTCCATGGCGAGCTTGAGGCAGACTCCGAAGGTGGCACAGGCGGCCACGGGCGCATACGAAAAACCGGTGATCCGCCCCAGCATCGAGACCTGGGCGGCGGGTGTGTTCGGGATGTTCCAGAGGACATTCGTGGAGACTTCCGTCCAGGGCGGAGGCGGCGCGTTCCAGCGCTCCTGCAGCCTGGCCCGGCGACGCTCCTTTTCGCGCATGACCTTGAGCTTTCCGGCCTCGACCTCTCCGGACACCGTGAGGCCTTCGAGCCCCGCCTGCTCCGCGAGGTATTCATGCAGCGCCGGGGAGCGGGCCGCCCAGTGGGCATTCCATTCGCGCTCCGCCGCCTCGCGCTCGTCCGGATCCTCGATCGTCGCGGGATCCGCGGGATGCGCCTCGCCGGGAGACGTCTCTTCGCCACTTCGAAACGCTCGAAGCGCCGGGCAACGATCGGGGTCTGCCCAGAAGCGATCCCAGCGCTTCTGGGCCCGATCGAGCTGGACCGACGCGTCGTAGATGGTGGGAAAGGCGCCGAGCCCCGTTCCGAAGTACACGTGCGCCTTTGGTCCGAGCTCCTGGAGGACTCCCTCGATCCCGGGATTCTGCTCGAGCGCCTGCACGAAGGCCCCGATCGCGAAGAGGGTGGTGAAGTCCATCTTCCCGGTGAGCTGGGAGTACCGATTCGGGGGGAAACGGGCGTCGATCCACTCGCGGTAGGGCGCAAAGTCGAAGTCGAGGTTTCCGGAGAGGAAGTTGTTCGGCCCGAAGCCCTGGAAGGGGGAGAGCCAACTCTCGGCCGACTCCAGGTTGCGGGCGAAGGCTTCGATGTTTGGAGAGCGGGGCGCGACGATCCCCCACCCATAGACTCCGACCCGCGGCGCCGTCACCCTCGCTGGTCCATGGAGACGTATGCCCGCTCCCCACTCCCTTCGTAG comes from Gemmatimonadota bacterium and encodes:
- a CDS encoding beta-ketoacyl synthase N-terminal-like domain-containing protein, with amino-acid sequence MTAPRVGVYGWGIVAPRSPNIEAFARNLESAESWLSPFQGFGPNNFLSGNLDFDFAPYREWIDARFPPNRYSQLTGKMDFTTLFAIGAFVQALEQNPGIEGVLQELGPKAHVYFGTGLGAFPTIYDASVQLDRAQKRWDRFWADPDRCPALRAFRSGEETSPGEAHPADPATIEDPDEREAAEREWNAHWAARSPALHEYLAEQAGLEGLTVSGEVEAGKLKVMREKERRRARLQERWNAPPPPWTEVSTNVLWNIPNTPAAQVSMLGRITGFSYAPVAACATFGVCLKLAMDAIQRGEARAVVVGATDPPPHPLTVGAFYGARVVSADAEVSKPLTGLRGTHVSGGSVAWIVGERSFMEAKGFRPLGMEPVSVGVSSDAEHIITPSKEGPLHAIRDALARGAMNPEEITSWDLHATATPGDYLEVENLREIFPETVLVTARKGTFGHGMSAGGGWELTAQYLGVGRGVLYPTPLTREELNIEIAGVHKGFVYDIACKAPGGAMGKLSMGVGGVNACVVSRPLEGDPSEE